The genomic stretch CCCCAAATCCACAAGGGTTTCTCTTCTTCACTCTCTTTTGAACAATGGTAGTTCATTTGCTTATGTTATGCAtcctttaaatttcatttttgttttgattctcCCAAGCTAGTGTGAATGTGGCATGAGATTAAGTCATTTGGCCAAGATTCTCTTCGTCATTCATCACATTTACCATTTCCATGAGTTGCTTAACCCTATTTTCCccaattttgttgttttagggtcttctcattttctctctttttccttgcaCAATGTATGATCCAAATGAGTTTATCAACTTACATTTGATTGCATCATAGTGGTGAGAATGTCACATTGCATATATGTTTCACTTATCCGGTTTTGGAATGAATTTTCACTATTCCTAGGTTAGGgttcttgagaaaattgggggtTTTCCCTTGTTTTGACCTCAATAATGTTAAGATATGTATACTTGTATGAAATTGAACCCTCTTTTACATACTATTGCCAAATTTCCTCAATGCTATAAACATTCATGGTTTATACTCTTCTCCATGaaattttccccttcttccatCTCTTGGAAATCTGTCAAAGGTATTGGATTGATGCTAACTTGGCATTTTATGACTTTATGCATTAAGTAAATGCTTCCACttcttggatttttatttttataatgcaTCAAAGAATCATGACTCCATAATGTTCAATTGTCAATACATTGCTTTGTCAACTTATCATTCATATATGATCACATTATGTCTATGGCATTGCACTATAGggttttctccttttgtttgtcATTCAATATACATTGCCCCTACAATGTACCTAATATGAGTGTCATTCACACCAATTTTCCTCCTTATGATCTTATTGCCTTGATTCTCTCTCATCCCTTGCTTTAACCAATTCCTCTTAAACTCTTTATTAGTTTCTCATATCTTCCTCATGGATTTTGCAAAATGTCTTCACGCAAGGGCAAGGAGGATGCCTCTTCTTCCAAGAATGGAAATGTTCCTAGTAGGAAAAGGAGGGGTGCAGCTCTGAGCTCTTCTACTCACAAAGCCTGGGCTAGGAGGAGTGCTCCTGTAGACCCAGAAGACTATCATGAGTACTTGTTCTGGAGCCTTGAGGCTGTAGTCTCTTGGTCCACTTTCTCCAAAAGACCCATGCTTATAGAGAAGACAGTTGTGGTGGAGGTCTTTACTCGGGTACAGATGCTCGAGAAATTTACTGCTCTTGGTTGGCAGGCCATGCTTTCTATCGACTCTCTCTGTTATCCTGAACTTGTCAGGATGTtttactgcaacttggaggtttcatTTGATGATAGGGTGTATGTTTTTACTAGTAGGGTGAAGGGACGGAATATCTGACTCCCTATAAAGCTGTTGGTGGGGATCTTGGGCATCCCCATGGAGGGCAATTGGTATTACTGCCCATCTAGGGGCAAGGATTTGAGCCCCTACATGAGCCAGACTCTCCAAAACCACATTTACGAAACCATATGTGGCCATGCAGTTTGTCCTGAGTCTAAGATAGCATTTATTCCAGAGGTCTAAGTCTTTAGCCACCTGGTTCAGTTCAACTTGCTTCCCTGAGCCGGTCATGGGAGTTTATATGGCATATTACATCGATATGGCCTTGGGGAATGCTTCTCACATATGCCTCccctatatcattatgaagaccatggaggatacaCCGCACACCCATCTGACGATAATTATCTATACGCTTAGTCCCTCACGAAGATATTTGAGTACTTCCAGGTGGACCTATAGGGTGCAGAGGGAAAGTCTCCATCGGATAAGTTTTCTTGGGGGATTTTACACAAGATGGAGTTGTAAGGTTTGATGAAGACCGCAAAGGGAAATGTAGCTCAGGAGGGGGTTGATGAGAAGGAGTGTTGATTATGTACCCGAGGTgaatgaggaagaggagtttgagGAGGAGTTTTCTATAGATGTAGCACCACCATCTccaggtggggcttttgatttctAGAGCATGTTAGATAGGTTAGTGGCACTACAGGCCGGTTAGGAGAAGATCTTGAAGAATCAAGAAGAAAGCGTGGCCCACGAGAAGACTCTCTAGGAGACTCAGGCGAGTATGTCGATGGAGCTCGAGCACCTATTTTATGATGTGGATTCAGCCTCCAGGAACATAGTGGCGAGCCTAAAACACCTTCAGGAGGTGAACAACCGCTTTGATTACTATGATAGTGCCTCCACGTCAACTCAAGGTCCCGTGAGGGAGAGTTCATAGATTTGGATGATGATTGAGTGGTGGTACAGCTAGCTTGGATTGGTCTTATGTAATTCTGGTTTTGAGAactcttctttattttgttcttcttctttatgtTTCACTCTCTTGTCTGGAAACTTTTGTACTCTCATTTTGTGAATACAACATGACgaaatttttaagatttttgtCATTTAGCTTTTATAtgaagtcttttatgtttacccaaccCAAACCTATTATAAATTCTACAAGGTTTaaatcttacaagctgtgtgagATTAGAGCATCGTACTTTGAAACCACCGTTGTCacgccccattcacatagaactggaccggtgactAGGTTCCCTCCAGGTAGCCTAAAACCACcaagatcatttgatacagtaaccataaCATAGCAAGCCACATATAActtggaaataaaataatgcaatttAGCAGAAGTCTTGTTATATATGGGTACCTGTAAATTTCCTCCACTTTTGATACTCAAAtttttatacatagtatatttacatgtgggctcatagatatgatatttacacaagaaataacaatttcaatatctagagcacaaaaaggggaatacatcaaaagaataaaaaagaatagtgTATTGGAATAGCTAttgttgccctgcaacacaactctcacacggaCATCCAACTCTGTGGTCAAATCCTTtcgggacccaccaatctcccactGAAATTTGGCCAATGGGCCCTGGTTCTTGTTCCTCTACTGGAAAttctacaaaatcatctaaaaaagcgTGTACACAAGGGgtaagctcactagctcagtaaatgaaaagaaagagtcACACAAGCAATTtcatttcaaatgatactacatgcatgagattcattttagtcctatccacctaagcaacattactatgtcataggttacgtgctactcacaaccatagtgcgtgtATGCCCTGGGTATGAGACATGTTTTTCATctcgcgatacacccataggatTGTCGGAGAGGGTCAATCGTGAGTACTCAAAagagtaaatcgtggccgaaccatagcagaaatgtaaatcatggctgaaccatagtaaaaaataaatacagcatgctcggccctctgaatatatcaccaaggttttttACTGTTCTATTGATCAACcaagcatacttctaaccaccacggcggtCCACGATCGATGCTTTctcccagtgataacccaatacttaaacccctgttgggaagggtcatagcatgagGGAATattaaatcctaaccacatgctcctatatgagatagtatgactgcatagtactttcgtgtcccattccatggtataccaatgcattcgttttcaagccgactacggcatctaatctagtaaTTTATCACATACCAAACTCATTAGCATCCTCCAACAATTTAATAAATCCATGCTCATAATTCAAGGCAAGAAACAAGTATTTGGAATTTAAGGTACTACATATCAATTCATAATTGCATCTAATAGTAGACACGCAAATGCCTGAAGATGGCATTCATTGATGAcatgatgatatatatatatatatatataagatgaggatgatgcaataaacattcccaaaattatGATCAATGTGCTCTCCTCACTTTCctattcttgtacaagaatatACATACACACTACGGGTAAGATCCGACGTGTGAAGACGAATGTCTCGAAACCTAtcacagataagaaacttagAATACGTTCGTTTCGGAATTTTAAAAAGAAGTAAGACATGATCATGACCATTTAATAATGCTAAGAAGGTtgtcgatgagtttgagttcaaatGGAGATCATTTGGactacaggtgggtaggaggatCCACCTGTGCAAACTGCCCAGGTAGACAGCACTCAGACACACACCGGCGGGTTATACtggcgggtctggtacttatcGATCCTACCCACTGGTAGGACCCAGGGGCTAACCCAGGATTGGTGGGTTATACCGGTAGGTCTAGGTACCCATCGATCTTACTAGCTTATAGGCTCAGAGCCCAGGTAAGACTGAGGgatcacactagtgggtctaaCTACCCGCCGACGCTACCCACTAGTGTTTAGTGGGTCtgcacttcttctcttcttcattccacctcttggGAATTCAAGAGGGTTGTTCCAACCTCATTCCTCACACATTTTAGACTTCATCCACCTGATTATACCATAGATCTAAGTTAAATCAAtgtttttgggaacaaaatcataccttagctcaagaaacccccAAAACTTAGGATCCTCTTTCCCCTCAAAATGTTACCATTGTACTGTACTTCCAAATCTTGGTTTtcttccttaaaccttcaaagaaatcacataaggtttctattaaccttttgatttgaccacacataagagggtttcatcatattccaaggGTTTTTGGCATTACTTACCTCAATACGCAAATCTCAAAGCACCAATCAATATTTTGCTACGAAAAGGCAAGATACGGCCTCAAAAATCAAGAGGGAAcatttcttccctcttccttctcttctccttcctcttttctccctacTCCTCTGTCCAAACTcttgctgaaatcataaatgagagagagagagagagagagagagagaaaagtaaatggctatttataccttgggttataaatatctactaaggcttgtttggttttgtcaCTCTTTGGCCCAAATCGCATTAAATTGCGATACCGGGCGAAATAGCTAGTATCATCGGGCACACGTGACTACATTACTATGGGGAACCCGAGATAcacgtgctcacccaagttgggcttactGGGACCCACATTTCCCTACAAGTGGGTCACACTAGGGGTTTCGTACCCACCAGTGACCACCCACTAGTTGGCCAAAATATGGCCAATCTTCTTGTATTTTTGTGGGAAATAGGTTCTTAATGCGTATCCCCCTCCCGCTACCTATCGTGGACCAAGTTCTCATCATCCAATAAGATATcatacctttcctattcatacatggctCGATGACACGtgcaagggcacggcttaggcGTGCGAATCATGTCGGGTGCCGGCTCAATCTTATCCGACCACCCTGCATTTGACGTCACCGTTGCtgtcatacaccatagggcacCTATGGCAACCCTTTCCGGTTCGGACCCTGCATGAGAAAATCGAGCCAACCAATCAATAAATTGGCTTTATCGAGCAGGGCTCTACAACCAGTTTTGGCCTAGAATTCCGCACCACCTATCAAGGATGACTGATGAGATGTTATGCTCTaaaggttgccaacaaggacaactagGAAACAACAAAAATCGTGTCTGCTACTATGCAATCTCTTTTTGGGAGGAAACAAATGTATGGAAATCTGTTGACTGATGAGGTGGTATGCTCTATAGGTATTATAGCCTATCCTCTAAATGTGATCTTTGCTACTACTCCTCTGAGTTATTGCTTCACATCTTCTTGGAATGCAACTTTGCTAAGGGAATCTACTCAAATTTTACTTCTCTATTTAGTGTTGTTTGGGTTCCTCAAACTTTGATTTATGGCTTGGTAAGGTTGTGGAAAATGAAAGGTAAGAATGCTCCCTTAAGTAGGTATGGATGCGGGTTTTATATTAATCCCTTATTCACTTTGTTGCAAAGAAATTCtcgaagagatggaggaaaggTAACAAAAGAAGATCTGGTTCTCCATAAATCCTAATCTCTATTAGAGATCTCTTTCCCACGCTAAAGTCGAGAGTCTTTTCTGGGGCATATATAACTCTTTCCAGGTCTTTGGGTGCGGGTATATGTCCCCTCAAACCTCATAAAATTATTGAGGTTATATGGTGTACTCCATCAAACACATGGCTGAAACTCAACATTGACAGGTGTTCTCTTGAAAACATAGGGCGAGCAGGTGCAATTGGGGTTATCCGTGATTCAAACTCAAGAATTGTTTTCTCCTTCGAAACTTTTCTTGGTGTTGGAACAAATTATGAGGGAGAATTTGAAGGGCTAGTTCGACGCATTAATTTTGCAAAGCATTTGGGTATTAAGAAGCTATGGATAGAAACAAAATCTATGGCTGTCACAATGACATGGCAATCTATCGAGACCCCATCCCATGATCTATTTCCCAACTTTGACGATACCTTCAACCCTACATTGAAGGAATTTAGTGGAATCTGACTCATTGCTTCAGAGAAGTGAATCCAATAGCAATTTAGATAGCTAAGATTGCGGCGAAAAGTGGTGTTTCTTCAGTTCTCCCATCGTTTCCTAATTCTGTCCAGACTGATTATAGAATGGATGTAGAGAAAAGGGCTAGATTTCGTTCTTGTTAATTTAGTTCTTTGGTGGAGTAGTGAATCTCTatccctactgatggcaatgccgaatgtAGGGGAGTGATCCcggatttttttccttttacattTTATAATGTCTCTGGCGTCTTTCCGACTGCggcttgtatattttttttcccttttttccttcttaatataattgaattttagcaaaaaaaaaaaaaaaagaaggtttcttttctttgttgtaTAATCAAAGGAGTTAACTTTGTAAATACAACTAGGAGACCTAATTTGGTTACTGTAGTTGAGTTTCTTGACTTAATTTTACTATTAGTGGAGCTGACTTTCTGGCCTTTGGTTATTGTAGTTGGCAAATGAGTAACTGCTTCCCAACCATGGGGCTTTATCTTCTGGAGTTGAAAATTTTTCCTTGGCAATTTGCATTGAGATACTTTTAATGTTTCTTTGTTGCTTGCAGCTGCAGTTAACTGCTCAGAATGATTCCATAACAAAGGAGGCAATAGATATAGAGGAAGTGGCTATCCATGGCAGGATTAAACAAAGAGAGAAAGCTTTTACATACTAAGAGAATATAAGCTTCACAAAAAAAGACATGTGAGCTCTAGACAGGCTGGACCAGCTGCTACGCACTACTACAGCTAACAGAAAAGATGGTCCCCCAGAAAAGAAGACAATTATTGGGGGCATGATACTGCAAGCTAGTGCATTTGGTGGTGGTGGGATGGCGGTGACACCACATCCATAAACTCTGAGTCGGACTCGAGGGCACTCATAGACTCTGGCGGAAGGCACACCTCCAAGTCCATACTTCCTTCTCCTTCACGCCCTGGGTATAAAAACACTTTTCCGTCGAACTTGTTTGCAGATCCGCTTCGAACAGCCTCTGCCTTTCCCCACCCAAAGTCGCACCCATAGATGTTGAATCTGGGTGAGCTCCCGAGATAAATACTGCATGGATCCACGAAATTCCCATACTGGTAAATGCAAGGACTCACCATCCACTCCTCCAGCCACCCTCGCACCTTATTGTCAGAGTGGTCATTCACAGCCTCGTGCAGTAGCCATGCTGCCCATCCAATTCCGTGGCTAAGCAGTTCTCCAACAGTGACGGTTGCGTTGACGGTCTGAACGCAGTTTCCAAAGTAGTCCGGGGATAATGGTGGGTTCAGTCTTGATCTGTCATTGATGCCCAACTTGCAACTTGTTTTTTGGTGGCTGGGTAGATACCGGCGTGCCCGGGTCACAGATCGCCAGATAAGTGCACTCAAGGCCTGGAAGGAggatatggtggtggtggtggtgttgcaTTCAGTGTTAGCCTTAGCTTTGAGCCTCGCAATAGATTGTGATGAGAAATGGAAGAATCTCTGTCTTAGCACCTCGGGTGGGGTGTACCTGTCAATGAACTCATCAGGGTGAGAGAAAGGTAAGTTGATTATGGTCCCGTGGCCATCAGGAAACCAGCGTCTGTGGAGTGGTCGGTATGAGATGTGATCATAATCATGGTTTCCATTGACCATCATCCTGCATATCTCGGCCCATGCATTGAAGAATTTCCAGTAAGAATTGCCGTCACCGACGATGTGGTTGAAAGAGCATGCGATGAAGATACCATCCAGTAACTCAGTCACCTGCACGGCCAGCAAAGGCAAGGTGTGACCATCGTGGTTGATAGCTCTGTCTAACAGAAAGAATGATTGAACAATGGGGGGAACATCGACAGGGGAGAGGATATCTGCCATGGTAACATCTGCAACAGCGTGGACAAAATCAACTCCTGGGTTCTTCTTGTTACAATCCAAAGAAATAGAGTAAGAAGGTGGGTCATCTTGTTTATGGGTGACGAATTGGCCGGCCAGGGGAAGAAAGTGGACGAGGGTGCGGGAAAGGGATTCCTTAAGGTGGTCGATGATAGTAATGCAAGGGTCTTTGGTTGGGGGAGGTTTTGGAAAGAGAAGACCTTTCTGGATGTAGTGCAAGGAAAGCAGGGAGAGATCCCATGGGTTCAAGTGCAAAGGTTGCTTTGATTCGTCTGAAATGCACTCTGGTTTGATGGAGCATCTTGACATGTGCCGAACTGCCATTAATTACTGGTTCCGATATTCACTTGCTTCACCGGAGAGAAAGAGAGCTCATGCTTAGTTTCCCTTAATGGGAATAGAGAACCTTTTTCCCCACAGAACAAGCAAACGGTTGATTGAAAATTTGGAACTGAAAAGTGAAGGAAAGCTCCGCTGTCTGTTCCTATTTCCTATCGTTTACCCATGACCGTGTGGGTCCCCATGCCACTACAATCCCATCCCAAGGTCCCCACTAAAGGTTCTTTATTGTTCTTTGGGtagatttttcaaatataattcattttttgtatttttttttttttcataacccATGGACGGCAAGCAAGACTTCTGCAAGACCAACGGACGATAGTAGGCATGTCAAGACTTGAACCCACAATTAGCCGACTTAAGCGGTGATGGATTGAggacattttcaccactaggctaccaaccccattggttcCTTTTCTGTATCCAATTTGTCAGAATTGtgatgttttgtcattttttgggttgaattttttttttaggctgtCTTTGTTATGATGTAAAATATTTTGTGggaattttatcaaaataaataaataaaaaattatgagagttgaaaattgaaattaataCAAAGTTGGGAAACTGCATTCTAAAATTCGATGATGTTTTgcaaaataatgataatattttcattattaGTACTTTTAACAATCATGAAGGACTACACCTCCATCATATGATTTGGATTCTTTTTCACATTAAATCATATTCAAAtatacttataaaaaaaaaagatcatatgacaggaaaataaaaaataatttcttttataaaatattttatgataAAACGAATGCAATCTTAATTTAAActaatgttaaaaaaaatgatctaggataaattttgttgaaaaaaaGCTAAGATAATTGTACGTCATCTATAAAGCTAAAGCATACCAATGTATAATTcttatcagtttttttttttttttccatcactACATTCTTTTTCTAGGAAAGCCCATCATTCTTCATTACATTCCATACTGGAGAGAGAGATCAGTTTCCCATTATTACATTTCACAGtggttttttatctttttttttttttgggtaaaacgcagtggtttttttttatcagatcttgagagagagagaggcttcccccatttattttttttggtgcaaataAACTTCTATTCAGAAAAGATGGGTGAACACGCCAGAACAAGATCCCAGAGCTCACCAGGGAGAGGAGGGATCCAAAAAACCCTTATCAAGGTAAGAAAGAGCCCATTTAGCAACACATGAGCAAAACCACTACAAGACCTGCTGatataagaaaaagaacaaagagaaaaaagagctTTGATAGACATTCTATCATACACAATGCTCACAATGGACgcttgggtggggggggggggNNNNNNNNNNNNNNNNNNNNGGGGAAGAGGGGGATGAGAGGCTATTTATGAGAGTAAGGCAATCAGAGAACACCATTACCCTCGAGTAACCCGCACATCTGGCTGAAGAGAGAGCTAGACGGATAGCCAGAGCTTAGCCTACCAAGGGTGGCGCAAGAGCTAAGTGAGCCGAGGACACAAAACAAGGCCTCAAAGAAAGATCAAAAGCTGTAAACCCCAATCCCTTAGCTTTTGGGGTAGAGGACAGAGCTGCATCAGAAAATATGGCAATGCAATCGTGAGGGGGGGAGCACAGGGAGAGCCGTGCTAACCTACTTCGGCACCAGGAAAGGAGGCGTACCAGAGATAAGATCCACATCTTCGCTAACATTACTATTAACCTTAGCAATCCATGTCCTGAAGTGGGGAGAAGAGGTGTCAAAACAAAGTGGATCTCTAAACTTCCAAATCTCCCAAGCTGTTAGAGCATGAGAGGCAAAGCAAATCATCATCTAGGACTTCGATACTACAGGACCCTTCCACTTCAAAATCCACTAAGCGAGGGAGCGGTTTGGGAACATAAAAGTACGTAGGACAACCAATGATGCGAACCAGGCCTTCTAAGAAAAAGGGCAGTAAACAATGGCATGCTCCACAGATTCTTCCTGCACACCATAACTACCACAAGTTTTAGACTCCACAATATTCTGATCCACAAGGTAGGACATAACTCCAATTGCCTAAGGCACGcttttcacaaaaaataaaataaaattcactcTTGGAGGGATCTGC from Macadamia integrifolia cultivar HAES 741 chromosome 14, SCU_Mint_v3, whole genome shotgun sequence encodes the following:
- the LOC122060422 gene encoding uncharacterized acetyltransferase At3g50280-like — encoded protein: MAVRHMSRCSIKPECISDESKQPLHLNPWDLSLLSLHYIQKGLLFPKPPPTKDPCITIIDHLKESLSRTLVHFLPLAGQFVTHKQDDPPSYSISLDCNKKNPGVDFVHAVADVTMADILSPVDVPPIVQSFFLLDRAINHDGHTLPLLAVQVTELLDGIFIACSFNHIVGDGNSYWKFFNAWAEICRMMVNGNHDYDHISYRPLHRRWFPDGHGTIINLPFSHPDEFIDRYTPPEVLRQRFFHFSSQSIARLKAKANTECNTTTTTISSFQALSALIWRSVTRARRYLPSHQKTSCKLGINDRSRLNPPLSPDYFGNCVQTVNATVTVGELLSHGIGWAAWLLHEAVNDHSDNKVRGWLEEWMVSPCIYQYGNFVDPCSIYLGSSPRFNIYGCDFGWGKAEAVRSGSANKFDGKVFLYPGREGEGSMDLEVCLPPESMSALESDSEFMDVVSPPSHHHQMH